The region CAGCAATATCACGTCGCCATACCCGGCACCGCCTCCGCAGCGGCATTGTCGGTGGTGTCATTTGAAGCCACCGAGACCTTGGGTGAGCCGTATCGCGTCGTAGTGCAGCTCACCCACCCGCAAGAATTGCATCGTGCGGACTACCTCGGCAAGGAAGCCAGCTTCACCATCACGCCATCGGTCGTCGATGCGCTGTTCGGCAATGCCAACGATGCACATGAAGGACGTACCTTCGTGGGCTGCATCACCCACTTCAACAAACGCAAACAGACCCACGACTTCCACCGCTACGAATTCACCATCGAACCGCTGGTCGCACGTCTGCGCCTGACCCACACCAGCCGCGTCTTTCAGAAGAAGACGGCCCCGCAAATCATCGAAGCGATCCTGCGTCGTCACGACTTCAACGGTAACCAGTTCCAGTTCAAGACCCGCCGCACCTATCCAGAACACGCCTTTCGCCTGCAATACCAGATGAGTGATTGGGACTACATCCATTTGCTGATGCAACAGGAAGGTCTGCACAGCTATTTCACTCCCGGCAAGTTCGGCGACATCATCGTCTTTGGTGACGACATCGATCACTACATCTACCAGCCCGAACTCAAGGTGCCGTATCGCGAAACCGCCGGACTGGAAGCGAATACCGAAACGGTATTCAGCCTGCAAACGCAGTCGCAAACGGTTCCCGCTTCGTATCGCGTCGCCGACTACCATCCGGCCGACGCCTGGGAGCGCTTCAAGGAAGAAGCCAATATCGACCGCGCCGACAAGACCACCTACGGTCAACCTTATGTCTACGGCAGCCATCATCTGAATCAAAAAGATGCCAAATGGGAAGCGCAACTACGCCATGAAGCAGCGATTGCGCGTCAGATCGTCTATACCGGCGAAAGCAACGTCCTCGAACTGTGTCCTGCACGCATCCTGCGCATGGATCAATCCCTGCCGGACGCCCCCAACGGCCAGGTCATCGTCAGCGTCACCCACAGCGGCGCACGCGACGCCGCCTACAAGAACAGCTACACCGCGATTCCGAGTGACCGCCGCTTCCGGTTGCAACTCGACGAAGCCAACTGGCCGAAGATCGCCGGCACCTTATCGGCACGCGTCACCTCACCCGGCAAGTACCCGCATGCCTACATCACTAAGCACGGCCACTATACGGTCCGCTTCGATCTTGACTTCGATGAATGGAACCCCGGTGGCGAGAGCGTGCCGCTCCGATTAGCCAAGCCCTTCGCCGGCGCCCACGAAACCGGTTTCCACTTCCCGATCATTGACGGCACCGAAGCGGCGATTGCCTTCATGGACGGCAACCCGAATAAACCCTACATCGCCCACCTGCACCACAACAGCCGACAGCCTGACCACATCACCACCGAAGACCGCTGGCTGAGCCGCAACGTCATCCGCACGCAGAGTAACAACAAGTTGCGCATGGAGGATTGGAAAGGGCAGGAGCATATCAAACTCAGTACTGAGCATTCCGGCAAGAGTCAGTTGAATCTCGGGCATCTGGTGGACAGCAAGCGCCAGCCGCGTGGGCAAGGTGTTGAACTGCGCACCGATGCCCATGCGGCGATCCGCGGCGGCAAGGGTGTGTTCATCAATGCCGATGCACAGCCAGGAGCGCAGGGTAAACAGTTGGACATGCAAGCCGCAATCGCCAATTTGGAAGCCTCTCTGGAGCAGACTTATGCTTTGACCCAAGCCACCAAATCTGCACAAGCCATTGCCGCCGACTATGCCGAACAAAAGGCATTTCTCGACGACACCTTAAAACAACTCAAGCAAGCCGGAATCGTCATGAGTGCACCCGCTGGAATTGCCCTGGCATCCGGAACGGACGTGCAGGTTTCCGCGCGCGAGCATCTGATCGCCACGGCGGGCGGCAATGCCGATATCAGCGTCATGAAGCGCTTTACGGTCGCGGCGGGTGAAGCCATTTCTCTGATTGCGCACAAGCTTGGCATGAAACTGTTCGCCGCCAAAGGCAAAATCGAGATACAGGCGCAAAGCGATGACTTGGCGCTGACGGCAGACAAGAACGTCATGATGACCAGCGCCAACGGCCGCCTCGCCATCAGCGCCAAGGAAGAAATCCTCCTCAAGGCTGGCGGCTCGTACATCCGGATCACGCCCCTGGGCATTGAAGAAGGCACCCTGGGCAACAGAACGTGGAGAGCCGCAAGTCATCGTCGGCCAGGTCCGGCAAGTCTGCCCGGCGATCATCGTTTACCTGCCGGTGATTTTTTACCAAAAATACCGCTGAATCTGAGTGCCGTGATCGCCCCGGCGTCGCATGCAGCATTACCCCTCGGCATGCCCTATGAACTGCTCGCCGATGGCGTCCCGATCAGCAAAGGCGTCATCGACGCCAGTGGACAAATGCCGGTGGCGCATCAGCGCGGCGTGCAGCAGTACGCAGTAAAGCTAGGCAATGGCATGCATCTGAAGCTACCCATGACAGAAGCGTGGCGAGGCGACGAACGCAATGCGACGCTCGCCAATACCGGCTTCCATCGCCACGAACAAGGACAGACTGACACAGAAACAAAGCAAGATCGCGCGCACTATCGCGACATCTACCAGCAACTGCTCAACCTCACCCAGGAAGGATAAGACATGAGCATCCTCCACGAAGACCAGACCATCACCGTCCCCATCGCCACCGACCACACCCGCAGCGCCACCCTCACGCTGCCGTGGTTTGTCCAGGGCACCGTCTACTCCCCCAAAGGCTGTTCGTTTGAGCCGCTGGTCAATGGCGAAGCCGCCTTTGGCGCCATTTACGACGCCATCGAACAAGCCACCCACAGCATCGACATCATTTGCTGGGGCTTTCAGCCGTCGATGTACTTCAAGCGCGGCTACCTTGCCGGCAACCTCACCATCGGCCAGCTGCTCGACAAGAAAGCAGAAAAAAAGGGCCTCAAGATACGTCTCTTGCGCTGGAGAAGCGTGGACAATGGCGCGCAATTCATCGAAGACCCCGCTCCCGGCGACAACCCCACCGCCACCACCGCTGATCACGTCGCCGCCGCCTGGCATAAACAAGCGCCTAAAGACCTGCGCACCCCATGGCAACGGGATTTCGATGTGCAGTGGTACCGCCGGGCACACATCGCCGGCAATCCCTTGCTGCCTCACTTGCTACCGACCGGCAACCTGATCTACGCCACCCGTGACATGAGTCTGATGGGACGCGGGCGCGCCGCCGTACATGCTGGCCAGCAAACGAAGGACCCGCAAGCCACCGCCGTGATGAGCCTCTTCCCCTCCCATCACCAAAAGATGGTCCTCATCGACTACGAAGACCCCGCCCGCGCCGTCGGCTTCGTCATGGGCCACAACATGCTCGACGCCTACTGGGACCGCGACGGTCACAGCGCAACCCGGCACGGCCCCGACGAAGGCCGCAACGGCGCTACGCCCCGGCAAGACATCTCCAGCCGTCTGCACGGCCCCATCCTGATCTCGCTGAACCACAACTTCTGCCAGGCCTGGGACGACGCCACCGCAGACCATCTCCTCAAAAAACGCCAAGTCCTCGAAGCACAGCATCAACCCATCACGAATCGCTGCGTCAGGCAAAGCGGCACCCCCGTCATGGCGCAAATTCTGCGCACCCAGCCCGAACACGGTGAAACCGACATCCGGCGCGGCTACGCGCAAGCCATCAACAACGTCACCAGCTACCTCTATATCGAAAACCAGTACTTCCGCTACCCCAGGCTGGCCGCACAGATCAAGGCCGCCGTACAACGCCAGGTCAATGCCGGACGCCCCGTCGACCAATACCCGATCCACCTGTTCGTCGTCACCAACGCCAGCGACGACGGCATCGGCCCCGGCACCTTGCGCACCTACGAACTCCTGCGCGCGCTGGGCCGTCCCGACGTCATGCCCGGCATCGCCCTCGAAGACAAGAAAGATAATCTGCAACAGCAGTATCAGGAAGCCTGCAACGCCGAAGTGCGCGCCCACGCCAAAGCCAACGCCATTGCCAGCAACCGCAGCCTCTACGACACCCCGGCGCAACAGCAAGCCAGCCACGACAGGCTCAAGGCCGCCCAGGCACAACGGCAACAAGCCAAAGACAAACAAGCCGCGCTGCAACAGCAGATGAACGAAGCCATGCAACAGCAGCAAGACCTGCAAAGCAATCCCGATGCCGCGGACAAGACCGTCCTGCCGACCGCCACGCCGGGCTTAAAGGTGCATATCTGCAGCCTGGTCGCCCCCGACTCCCCGGCAGAGAACTGGATGCCGGTCTACATCCACTCCAAACTGATGCTCATCGACGACACCTACACCATGCTCGGCTCAGCCAACATCAATGTGCGCAGCATGGAGGCCGATAGTGAATTGAACATCTGTCATGAGCGCGCTGACGCGACCCAGCCGCTGCGCAAGAAGTTGTGGAATTTGCATACGAATAACAAGGGTGGGCAGGACAATGTGGGGGATGCGTTTGAAAAGTGGGGAGATATCATCCGGCGTAATAAAAATAATCGGGCAAAAAAACTGCGGCCGGAAGCTTCACTGGTCGGCTTCATCTATACCGGCACTGAACGCAAATCAATGGACTGAACATGCCAACCCATCCCTACCGTCACTTTATTACTTTACTGCTCGCATCGAGCTTCTTACTGACTGCCTGCTCCAAGGAGAAACCTGTGCCTGCCGTACCCGATACCACTGCTTTACGCGCCAATCTGGCTTTCACGTGTACAAAAGAAGCCGACCGCCTGCCGACTCTGAATCCCGACGCTGATCAATTGTTTAAATACGCCCGCTGGCTGGAGAAGCAAGCCGGCGAGCCACACTATGACGAGGTAGCACGCTACTACCGCATTGCCGCCGCCCACGGTCATTACAAGGCCAACAGCAACCTGCAAAAGCTGGTGTCGCAAGGGCAGGCGGAGTCGCCCAATCCGAGCCGGGAAACCGTGCTATTGGCGCAGCAACTGATCGATGCAGGCATCCCCGGCGGTTACTACGACATGGCCCGGTATCTGGAGCTGGGCTATGGCGTCAAGCGTAGCCATCAGAATGCGCTGATCTACTACCGCAAAGCGGCGGACCTTGGCAGTCCCGACGCGCAATATTATGTTGCCGAGCAACTGGCGCCGATTGATATTGCACCGGAGATTGCACGGCAGATGCGTCAATGTGCAGCCAATCAAGGGCATGGTGAAGCAGCACAGATGTTAGGTATAGATTTACAAACAGATAATCTCTACGCCGCAGCCGTTCAAGCCTTCCAGAAAGCTGTCGCAGCAGGCAATACCGAATCGGCCCTTAAACTGGAAGATAGTTTTAAAGGTGTCTTACCGTCAGATACGCTGGACTACCTCGCCCTCCCCGAAGACCTCGAACGCTCACGCCGTTACAAGGAAATTAAATTACTGCTGCGCCACAACGAAAGCAAGAACCCCAAAGTCCCCGACATCGACCAGATTGTGCCGTTGCCGCCAGCGAAACTGCCGCACTGGGACGGCACCTTTCAGTGGAAGAAGGAGCAGGACGCCGCCGTCGCCCCCGCCAAGCCCGACGAGAAGCTGGTAGTGCGCCTGGCCAACGACAAGCGCCTCGACCCCGCCACCGGTCTCCTGATTCCGCGTGAACCACTGGGCACGCCCGCTAAAACTGGCTCAGCCTGTCCGGAGAGCGGTACGTGGTGCGCTCAATGGGCCAACCGGCATTTCAGTATTGTCCAAACCAAAGGACAAACCATGCCACCGGTCACGGTGGTACTGCCGCGCGATGAGCCTGTCTGGATGCCGGTTATCGTCCCCGCCTTCCTCGACACCATCAAACTGTGGCCGCACGACCCCAACATCATTGATGTGACCTGGAGGCTGGAGGCGTATCTGGAAACAAAAAAGGTATAGAAAGATGGTGTGGAATTTGGCAACGTCAGCGAAGAGCAAAGCCATCGTGACAATCCTCACGATGGCAGTCAGTGCTTGTCTACTGACTGCCTGTTCCAGGTTCCAAGGAGAATCCCTTGCCCAAAGTCGCCTATGCCGCTGGTGACGTGCAGCACGGCTGCAAATTTCGAGGACGAAGCAGTGGAGGAGATATCTACGCCACTATCGATTGCTGCGTCCCTCGCGCCAATGCTGATTCACCGCTTACGCCTGAAAAGGCTTAGGCGGTTTATTTTTGAGTGCGTCATACAAATACTGCGCACTCGACGACAATTTGCGGCCCTTTTTACGCAGCAATCCCAGCGTGCGTTCGACCTTGGGCTCCACCAGCGGAACCGCTTTCAACATGGAATAGCCGTCTGTCGGCATCGCCAGATGCGGTACGGCAGCGACGCCCAGGCCTGCCGCCACCCAGGCCAGCGACGTCGCCACATGGCGCACTTCAAATGCCGCACTGGGCCTGACCTCGGTTGCCGCCAGGGCCTGGTCCAGCACCAGGCGGTTGCCGCTGGAACGCGCCACGCCGACATAGGGGTACTGATCGATCTCACGCCATTTCACCGACTTGCGTTGCGCCAGCGGATGATCCTGACGGCAGGCCAGCACAAAACGCTCGCTCATCACCGCATCGAAATCGATATCGCTCTCTTGCGCGCCGATGAAGTTGACGCCAAAGTCGGCTTCGCCGCGCTGCACGCAATGCAGCACATCGTTGGCGCCTTCGTCGATGATCTTGACGTGAATATTCGGATAGGCCGCATTGAACTGGGCAATCACCGGCGGCAGATAGTGATACGCCACCGAAGGGACGCAGGCGATGCTCACCTCGCCGCCCGAACGGCCGGCGATATCGCTGATACTCAGCAGGGAATTCTCCACGCTGGCCAGTATTTCCTGCGCCTTGGCATAAAACTCCCGTCCTACCACCGTCAAGGTAACCCGCCGCGTGGTGCGTTCGAACAAGCGCACGCTGAGCGCATCTTCCAGTTTATCGATACGCCGCGACAAGGCCGGTTGCGACAGGTTGATCGCTGTCGCAGCAGCACGGAAACCGCCGCGTTCCACCACCGCCACCATGGCCTGCAAATCGCCGATATCGAAGCGCAGTTGTTTCATGGGCAATCCCGTCCTTATCGCATGTCGATTGATGCTTTACACACATCAAAATCAATAAAATATGCATTTTACTTTATCAATCGGCTTTGTAAAAATCGCGCTCTTGCTTCCTGTTTCTTCAGGAATACTCGCTGGCACGGCGCCGCACACGCCTCAATAAAAACAACGACCAGAGACAACTTGTTCGTGCAATCGAATTGAAAAGACCATCATGCGCCGCACCTTTCTGCTAACCTGCCTGACAACCCTCGCCCTCGCGCTTTCCCCCTCCAGTTGGTCGGCGGAGCTCCACGTCATGAATTCCGGCGGTTTTACCGCTGCCTACAAAGCGCTCGCCCCCGGCTTCGAGCAAAGCACCGGCAACACACTGACTACCGCCTGGGGACCATCGATGGGCGCGGCGCCGGAAGCCATCCCCAATCGCCTGCAACGCGGCGAACCGGCCGATGTCGTGATCATGGTCGGCTACGCACTGGACGAATTGATCAAACAAGGCAAAGTCATTGCCGACAGCCGCACCGGCCTGGCCGACTCGCGCATCGGCATGGTGGTGCGCGCGGGTCACCCCAAGCCTGACATCAGCACGCCCGAGGCCTTGAAACAAGTGCTGCTCAATGCACGCTCCATCGCCTACTCGGACAGCGCCAGCGGCGTCTATATAGAGCGCGAGCTGTTCAAGAAACTTGGCATTGAGCAACAAGTCAGGGGCAAGGCGAAAATGGTGCCAAAGATACCGGTGGCGGGCGTTGTCGCCAGCGGCGAATATGAGCTGGGCTTCCAACAGGTCAGCGAGTTGTTGCCGGTCGCCGGCGCCGACTTCGTCGGCAAGATCCCGGAGTCGCTACAAAGCGTCACCCTGTTCGCCGCCGGCGTCCCGGTCGGCTCTCAGCATCCTGCCGAGGCACGCCAGTTGATCCGCTTCCTGGCCTCACCCCAGGCCGCAGCCGAAGTCAGCAAGAGCGGCCTGGACCCGTTGCCCACGCAAAAATAAGCGCATCATGAAAGCTGTTAGAAAGCTATGGGGCGCGAGCTTGAGATAGACTCGGGCCGCGAGCGACCAATAATAAAAGCCAGCGCCCGTTGATACTCAGAAAACACATAGTCCGGTTCAGCCGGACATAATCAGAGACAAATCATGACATCTCATACTTCTGCCAAGTCCTCGAAATTCGCCACCGTCCTGCGTGTCACCAGCGGCAATTTCATGGAAATGTTCGACTTCTTCCTCTTCGGTTTCTACGCCAGCTACATCTCGAAAGCCTTCTTCCCGAGCGGCGATGAGTTCGCCTCGCTGATGCTGACTTTCATGACCTTCGGCGCCGGCTTCCTGATGCGTCCGCTGGGAGCGATCATCCTCGGCGCCTACGTCGACCGTGTCGGTCGCCGCCAGGGCCTGATCGTCACGCTGGCGCTGATGGCGCTGGGCACCATGCTGATCGCCTTCGTGCCGGGCTACGCCACCATCGGCTTGCTGGCGCCTGCGCTGGTGCTGATCGGCCGCCTGCTGCAAGGCTTCTCGGCCGGCGTCGAACTCGGCGGCGTGTCGGTCTACCTCGCTGAAATGGCAACGCCGGGCCGCAAGGGTTTCTACGTCAGCTGGCAATCGGCCAGCCAGCAAGTCGCCATCATCGTCGCAGCAGCCATCGGTTACGGCCTCAATGTGTGGCTGACCAAGGACCAGGTCGGCGACTGGGGCTGGCGCGTACCGTTCTTCATCGGCTGCATGATCGTGCCGGTGCTGTTCGTCATCCGCCGTTCGCTGCAGGAGACGGATGAATTCCTGGCGCGCAAACGCAAGCCGAACCTGAACGAAATCTTCCGCTCGATGCTGGAAAACTGGAAGCTCGTCATTGCCGGCATGATGCTGGTGTCGATGACTACCGTGTCGTTCTACCTCATCACCGTCTATACCCCGACCTTCGGCAAGAACGTGCTCAAGCTGAGCACCGAAAGCGCGCTGATCGTCACCTTCTGCGTCGGCATATCCAACTTCATCTGGCTCCCGGTCATGGGCGCGCTGTCGGACCGTATCGGCCGCCGTCCGCTGCTGCTGGTGTTCACCGCATTGACGATCCTGACCGCCTACCCGGCCATGACCTGGCTGGTCGGCGACGCCACTTTCGGCAAGATGCTGGTGGTCGAACTGTGGCTGTCCTTCCTCTACGCCAGCTACAACGGCGCGATGGTGGTAGCCCTGACCGAAGTCATGCCGGTCGACGTGCGTACTGCCGGATTCTCGTTGGCATACAGCCTCGCGACTGCGGTATTCGGCGGCTTCACCCCCGCCATCGCCACCGGCCTGATCGAAATCACCCACGATAAGGCCGCACCCGGTCTGTGGATGAGCTTCGCCGCCGTCTGCGGCCTGATCGCCACGCTGGTGCTGTATCGCAAGAAATCGCTGGCGGTGCCGGTCGCTGCCTGATTGTTCAGGCACAAAAGAAAAGCGGGAAGCGGCTTGCGCCCTTCCCGCTTTTTTTACGTCCGCCGCTTCACTTCGTTCGGGAATTCCCTGATGAAATCCTGATAAAGTTGCATCAAGCACCGGCTTTCAGCCCATGCACGAAGACGACAAAGGGCCATATGGAAATTCGCGACATCCGCTCCGACGATGTGAACCTGATCTGTCGGCACCGCGAAGCAATGTTTCGCGAAGCCGGTCGAGATGAAAACTCACTGTCCGCCATGACTCCGAATTTCCGGAACTGGCTGGAGCCGAGGATCATTGATGGCAGCTATTTCGGATTTCTGGCTACCGACAACAACACCGTGGTGGCCGGCATAGGCATGATGGCGATCGACTGGCCCCCGCACCCGTCTCACCCGCATCAGGACAAACGCGGATACATACTTAACGTATATGTGGAACCGGCATATCGTCGCCGCGGCATCGCAGGCCGGTTGATGGAAATGGCGGATGTGGAATTCAAAAAGCGAGGATTGACCTACGCGATCCTGCATTCGACGAAAACGGGACGCCCGCTGTACGAAAAAATCGGCTGGTCGTCGACCACAGAAATGGCGAAACCATTGCCATAGTAAACGCAGCCATCCCTTGACAGTGCAAATTGCCCGCCGGATGGCGTGCACCAACAACTGTTAAACCTGCCACGCCCCATCCCGATAAACCATCTCATCATCAAGATAGACCGCCTCGGTCACGGCAAATACATCGATGTGATAACGCGCGGTGGTGCGTCGGATATTGGGCTTGCTGTAGACACCATGCTTGGCGCCGAGCGACAGATGGATGCCGCACATGCGCTCGTAGGTGCCGATGTCGTCGACCATGCGTTCCCTTGAAAATGCACGGTTCATGCCGAAGCCCAGCTCGCGTAGCCAGACCTCGCCTTCGTCGGCGCGAATCTTTTCCAGCACCTGATCGAAGTCCGGCGTGGAATCGATCACCTCGGTCACGCGGCCTTTGGTGACCACCAATGTGATCGGTTGCTCCGGCCTGTTCACACGGAACGTCGTGTCGCCGAAAACAAAAATGCGCACCCGTCCGTTCACCGCCTCCAGGTCTTGCGCTTCAGTGAACACTTCACCGATGGGGAATTGTCCGCCGACGTTGTTCATCTCACTATAGTCGCCGATATTCAACTTGGCCGGCTCAAACGGCGCGGCAAAGACCAGGCGCTCGCCGCCGCTGTCGACCACGCCGCCCTGCGCGCGATCGATGCGCTCCTTCAAGGCGTAGCCGACACCGCGGTAATACGCCGGGTCATAGGCCAGCGATTCGATGTAATAGTCGGCCTGCGCACCGGGCATGCGCGACAGATGGGGATGTTCAATGACTTTCAGCGAACGTTTGAACAGTTCGACGCGCAGGCGAAAAGCTTCCAGACGAAAATTGGTGGATTGAATCAGCACCACCAGATCGCCGGCTTCAAGCCGGGCGAAGGCGGCCATCACCTCGTCCGGCGCGACCGCATCGAAATCGATGAAAGTTGCCGTCGGCAGACAGTGCCGATAGGCTTCCGTCAAGGCGACCGCAAGATCGCAGCGCGTGTCGGCCACCACCACGGCAGTGCGCGGGGGCGCATGTTCGATCGCCATGCTAAGAATGTCGTGTACATGTTTTTGCGCGAGATCGATGGATTCGTCGGTAATCGTGCCGAAGGTAGGCTTGGGTGGTTCCTGGTTTTCCATGGGGTGCATCGTCAGTTTGTCGCGTCAGGCCTGCATTCTAATCGACATTGGACGGCGTTCCGCGGCGGAATATCCTGTCGCCCCGGCTGTACTCGCGCGCAGGCACGAGGATACTTACAACCTGTATTTACTCAGGCGAACCAATAGGTGAGCGTATAACTGTGCTTGCCAGACTCGCGATGAATGCTCAGTTCGCCCATCAGGCCTGCCAGTTCTCCCATTCCCGATCCCGGCACGACCTTCACGCTCAGGGTCGAGCTGCCCGCGTGCATCTGTCCGAAATGAGCCAGGGCGAATCCACCGGTGCGCCCATCCAGCGTCCCATGTACCGACTCGATGGCGACGTAGCTTGCTTCTCCCTGAGCCGGTTGACCTGCGGTCAACATCTCTCCCTGGGAATTTCCCGCTAACGCTCCCTGATATTCCTTGACGATGACATGACGCCCGATGGCGGGGCCCAGGCTCGCTGCATCAACTGCAGCGGGCGGCTTGATCGTCACGGAAAACTCGCCGCTGACGGTGAACTGTTCTGAAGACGGAGAAGATTGCATACGTGCTCCCATTGGAAAGGAAAAGACCCTGGCGCAACATGGCAGACCAATGTTCCATTTTCCACTATCCCGGACACTTTCGCTGATGCCAGCAGAAAATCGACAAGACGCAATTTCATTGGATCGCCGGACACGAACAACGCATTCGAATCAGGACAGTCTGGGTTCACTTTTCCCCAAAGAGAAAGCCTGCTCGCGCAGGCTTCCTCTTCTCCGGGACGGTCAACCGAAAACTACTTCCCGCCCTCCCGCAACGCCTTCATCTTCACCGGCGAATCCGTCATCACCACATCCACGCCCAGTTGCTGCGCGCTGCGATAAGCCGCCGCCGAATCGACGCCGAACACCATCACGTGCGTATTCGGATTGCTGCGGAAGCATTTCATCGCCGCCGGCGTCCACCAGTGGGCAACAACTTCGGAGACGCCTTCGCCGAGCGTGAATTTCTCCACCACCGCGACCTTGCGCTCCAGCTCGATGCCCGACCATGTGCCTGCCGCAGGCGGCGCGTCGCAGGCCCCGCCGTTCAACGCGATGCGGGCCAAGCGATCGCGGGTGGCGTCCCGCGACTCGAATACCTGCGCCTTCGGCTGCTGCGCCATCAGCGCGATCACGTTGGCGTCGGTGGAGTAGAAGCGCAC is a window of Herbaspirillum hiltneri N3 DNA encoding:
- a CDS encoding type VI secretion system Vgr family protein; this encodes MNKPSVICQQQYHVAIPGTASAAALSVVSFEATETLGEPYRVVVQLTHPQELHRADYLGKEASFTITPSVVDALFGNANDAHEGRTFVGCITHFNKRKQTHDFHRYEFTIEPLVARLRLTHTSRVFQKKTAPQIIEAILRRHDFNGNQFQFKTRRTYPEHAFRLQYQMSDWDYIHLLMQQEGLHSYFTPGKFGDIIVFGDDIDHYIYQPELKVPYRETAGLEANTETVFSLQTQSQTVPASYRVADYHPADAWERFKEEANIDRADKTTYGQPYVYGSHHLNQKDAKWEAQLRHEAAIARQIVYTGESNVLELCPARILRMDQSLPDAPNGQVIVSVTHSGARDAAYKNSYTAIPSDRRFRLQLDEANWPKIAGTLSARVTSPGKYPHAYITKHGHYTVRFDLDFDEWNPGGESVPLRLAKPFAGAHETGFHFPIIDGTEAAIAFMDGNPNKPYIAHLHHNSRQPDHITTEDRWLSRNVIRTQSNNKLRMEDWKGQEHIKLSTEHSGKSQLNLGHLVDSKRQPRGQGVELRTDAHAAIRGGKGVFINADAQPGAQGKQLDMQAAIANLEASLEQTYALTQATKSAQAIAADYAEQKAFLDDTLKQLKQAGIVMSAPAGIALASGTDVQVSAREHLIATAGGNADISVMKRFTVAAGEAISLIAHKLGMKLFAAKGKIEIQAQSDDLALTADKNVMMTSANGRLAISAKEEILLKAGGSYIRITPLGIEEGTLGNRTWRAASHRRPGPASLPGDHRLPAGDFLPKIPLNLSAVIAPASHAALPLGMPYELLADGVPISKGVIDASGQMPVAHQRGVQQYAVKLGNGMHLKLPMTEAWRGDERNATLANTGFHRHEQGQTDTETKQDRAHYRDIYQQLLNLTQEG
- a CDS encoding phospholipase D-like domain-containing protein translates to MSILHEDQTITVPIATDHTRSATLTLPWFVQGTVYSPKGCSFEPLVNGEAAFGAIYDAIEQATHSIDIICWGFQPSMYFKRGYLAGNLTIGQLLDKKAEKKGLKIRLLRWRSVDNGAQFIEDPAPGDNPTATTADHVAAAWHKQAPKDLRTPWQRDFDVQWYRRAHIAGNPLLPHLLPTGNLIYATRDMSLMGRGRAAVHAGQQTKDPQATAVMSLFPSHHQKMVLIDYEDPARAVGFVMGHNMLDAYWDRDGHSATRHGPDEGRNGATPRQDISSRLHGPILISLNHNFCQAWDDATADHLLKKRQVLEAQHQPITNRCVRQSGTPVMAQILRTQPEHGETDIRRGYAQAINNVTSYLYIENQYFRYPRLAAQIKAAVQRQVNAGRPVDQYPIHLFVVTNASDDGIGPGTLRTYELLRALGRPDVMPGIALEDKKDNLQQQYQEACNAEVRAHAKANAIASNRSLYDTPAQQQASHDRLKAAQAQRQQAKDKQAALQQQMNEAMQQQQDLQSNPDAADKTVLPTATPGLKVHICSLVAPDSPAENWMPVYIHSKLMLIDDTYTMLGSANINVRSMEADSELNICHERADATQPLRKKLWNLHTNNKGGQDNVGDAFEKWGDIIRRNKNNRAKKLRPEASLVGFIYTGTERKSMD
- a CDS encoding LysR family transcriptional regulator, translating into MKQLRFDIGDLQAMVAVVERGGFRAAATAINLSQPALSRRIDKLEDALSVRLFERTTRRVTLTVVGREFYAKAQEILASVENSLLSISDIAGRSGGEVSIACVPSVAYHYLPPVIAQFNAAYPNIHVKIIDEGANDVLHCVQRGEADFGVNFIGAQESDIDFDAVMSERFVLACRQDHPLAQRKSVKWREIDQYPYVGVARSSGNRLVLDQALAATEVRPSAAFEVRHVATSLAWVAAGLGVAAVPHLAMPTDGYSMLKAVPLVEPKVERTLGLLRKKGRKLSSSAQYLYDALKNKPPKPFQA
- the tcuC gene encoding MFS transporter, encoding MTSHTSAKSSKFATVLRVTSGNFMEMFDFFLFGFYASYISKAFFPSGDEFASLMLTFMTFGAGFLMRPLGAIILGAYVDRVGRRQGLIVTLALMALGTMLIAFVPGYATIGLLAPALVLIGRLLQGFSAGVELGGVSVYLAEMATPGRKGFYVSWQSASQQVAIIVAAAIGYGLNVWLTKDQVGDWGWRVPFFIGCMIVPVLFVIRRSLQETDEFLARKRKPNLNEIFRSMLENWKLVIAGMMLVSMTTVSFYLITVYTPTFGKNVLKLSTESALIVTFCVGISNFIWLPVMGALSDRIGRRPLLLVFTALTILTAYPAMTWLVGDATFGKMLVVELWLSFLYASYNGAMVVALTEVMPVDVRTAGFSLAYSLATAVFGGFTPAIATGLIEITHDKAAPGLWMSFAAVCGLIATLVLYRKKSLAVPVAA
- a CDS encoding GNAT family N-acetyltransferase, with the translated sequence MEIRDIRSDDVNLICRHREAMFREAGRDENSLSAMTPNFRNWLEPRIIDGSYFGFLATDNNTVVAGIGMMAIDWPPHPSHPHQDKRGYILNVYVEPAYRRRGIAGRLMEMADVEFKKRGLTYAILHSTKTGRPLYEKIGWSSTTEMAKPLP
- a CDS encoding SEL1-like repeat protein, translating into MPTHPYRHFITLLLASSFLLTACSKEKPVPAVPDTTALRANLAFTCTKEADRLPTLNPDADQLFKYARWLEKQAGEPHYDEVARYYRIAAAHGHYKANSNLQKLVSQGQAESPNPSRETVLLAQQLIDAGIPGGYYDMARYLELGYGVKRSHQNALIYYRKAADLGSPDAQYYVAEQLAPIDIAPEIARQMRQCAANQGHGEAAQMLGIDLQTDNLYAAAVQAFQKAVAAGNTESALKLEDSFKGVLPSDTLDYLALPEDLERSRRYKEIKLLLRHNESKNPKVPDIDQIVPLPPAKLPHWDGTFQWKKEQDAAVAPAKPDEKLVVRLANDKRLDPATGLLIPREPLGTPAKTGSACPESGTWCAQWANRHFSIVQTKGQTMPPVTVVLPRDEPVWMPVIVPAFLDTIKLWPHDPNIIDVTWRLEAYLETKKV
- a CDS encoding substrate-binding domain-containing protein, whose product is MRRTFLLTCLTTLALALSPSSWSAELHVMNSGGFTAAYKALAPGFEQSTGNTLTTAWGPSMGAAPEAIPNRLQRGEPADVVIMVGYALDELIKQGKVIADSRTGLADSRIGMVVRAGHPKPDISTPEALKQVLLNARSIAYSDSASGVYIERELFKKLGIEQQVRGKAKMVPKIPVAGVVASGEYELGFQQVSELLPVAGADFVGKIPESLQSVTLFAAGVPVGSQHPAEARQLIRFLASPQAAAEVSKSGLDPLPTQK